One Rhododendron vialii isolate Sample 1 chromosome 2a, ASM3025357v1 genomic region harbors:
- the LOC131317604 gene encoding patatin-like protein 2 — MAKAYPVKMLVVTKYYCSRTSTSEKTANAQEYKVKDMSQADFSCPEIELAEEKSTNLFQIRPEAHGKLISILSIDGGGIRGIIPSVVLDFLEAQLQKLDGEDARIADYFDVVAGTSTGGLLTAMLTAPNEKNRPLFAAKDIKGFYLDHCPKIFPQKRYLSANGIKLLKALLGPIYDGKYLRQIVKEKLGNVQLHQTLTMIVVPTFDIKQLQPTIFSSYQVKKNPSIDALLSDISIGTSAAPTYLPAHYFETIDSTGRSREFNLIDGGVVANNPTLVAIDEVMKEIYSGNSDFFFPDGRFLILSLGTGSTKMEGKYNAKKVAEWGLSGWLLNAGSCPLADTFTRASGNMVDTYISTVLQAIRSENNYLRIQDDTLSGQLTSVDIATTENLRNLVKVGEELLKKPVSRVNLHTGIYEPSNQGTNEEALIRLAEILCKEKRLRDARSLHGCIISKS, encoded by the exons ATGGCTAAAGCAT ATCCTGTTAAGATGCTTGTTGTGACCAAATATTATTGTAGTCGAACATCTACAA GCGAGAAAACAGCCAATGCCCAAGAGTACAAGGTGAAGGACATGTCCCAGGCGGACTTCAGCTGCCCTGAGATCGAGCTGGCCGAGGAG aaGTCTACGAACTTGTTTCAAATAAGGCCGGAAGCTCATGGAAAGCTAATCTCAATACTTTCCATTGACGGTGGTGGTATTAGAGGGATCATTCCAAGTGTTGTTCTCGACTTTCTGGAAGCCCAACTCCAG AAACTAGACGGTGAGGATGCAAGAATTGCAGACTATTTCGACGTGGTTGCGGGGACGAGCACAGGTGGTCTCTTGACTGCGATGCTAACTGCACCTAATGAAAAGAATCGGCCTTTGTTTGCTGCTAAAGATATCAAGGGCTTCTATCTTGATCATTGCCCTAAAATCTTCCCTCAAAAAAG ATACCTGTCTGCTAATGGCATAAAATTGCTGAAAGCTCTCTTAGGACCAATATATGACGGCAAGTATCTCCGTCAAATTGTTAAGGAAAAATTGGGAAACGTACAGTTGCACCAGACATTGACTATGATTGTGGTGCCAACTTTCGACATCAAGCAACTCCAGCCAACCATCTTCTCTAGCTACCAg GTGAAGAAAAACCCAAGCATAGATGCCTTACTGTCTGATATAAGCATTGGAACCTCTGCCgctccaacatatcttccagcACATTATTTTGAAACCATTGACTCCACCGGGAGATCAAGGGAATTCAATCTTATTGATGGTGGAGTAGTCGCCAATAATCCG ACTTTAGTTGCCATTGATGAAGTTATGAAGGAGATATACTCTGGGAatagtgactttttttttccagatgGACGCTTTTTGATTTTATCGCTAGGAACTGGTTCTACAAAAATGGAAGGGAAATATAATGCTAAAAAAGTTGCTGAATGGGGACTTTCGGGATGGCTACTCAATGCTGGTTCATGTCCATTGGCGGATACATTTACTCGAGCTAGCGGTAATATGGTTGATACTTACATTTCTACTGTTTTACAAGCCATTCGCTCTGAAAATAATTACCTTCGAATTCAG GATGACACGCTAAGCGGTCAACTAACTTCTGTCGATATTGCAACAACAGAGAACTTAAGGAATCTTGTCAAAGTTGGTGAGGAATTATTGAAGAAGCCAGTTTCGAGGGTAAACTTACATACCGGTATATATGAACCTTCTAATCAGGGCACTAACGAAGAGGCCCTCATAAG GTTGGCCGAAATTCTCTGCAAGGAAAAGAGGCTTCGTGATGCTAGATCCTTACATGGCTGTATTATTTCAAAGTCTTGA
- the LOC131317920 gene encoding protein NLP7-like isoform X2: MGMRREYNNKFYADAKSEEEQLGLLGRVFLNKLPESTPYVELYTLKEYPQRDLAVRCKIGGSWAVPVFEHSSHTCVGVLEFVSRYNMSSDWFDKQFPGCLYDIFQEFGLLCFDGYKHYKMQNGDKNKARTAAFQELEMICESVCKIHYLPLALAWASCHSCDNLLQSQYQLADLEYVDLTDLDSEDLVFYSYLRDFVNASKFYHLRKGQVSGRILQFHNLLYCSDVKQFSIAESPLVPYARLCKLDGWFTMCLQSSHTGDELYVLEFFLQESEENDENILTKLRLILGTMEEYFETFKLASGQKFGEEVLSLEVIDFQNYQRSHSIHMIPATRSIPSLELLEDGSVILQQGQLDQPSMDAINNGMYVVTEAQNDNLHSLDSLQNGKVTTQVDSSNQPSMDASSNGQNVVIAERNIFVVSSSKEHERKTQDRKHKKGGPRIDIPKEEILKCTHMNREDAAEKLRVGISTFKRVCRGHGIDRWPPCNIEKIQPSLPSSVENQRQTPQLNFDFPSNQASSTVANIKTGFQDADTVTIRATCETDTIKFRLSLSSTLEELQQQVAKRLELKAGTYRIKYKDEKDELILIALDVDLQDCIQCFRSQGNNDIYITLEKKLLNSF; this comes from the exons ATGGGGATGCGTAGGGAGTATAATAATAAGTTCTACGCAGATGCAAAGAGTGAAGAAGAACAACTTGGGCTTCTGGGCCGTGTCTTCCTCAATAAACTCCCCGAATCCACTCCGTATGTGGAGCTTTACACTCTAAAAGAGTATCCACAACGCGACCTTGCTGTACGTTGCAAAATAGGAGGATCTTGGGCTGTGCCAGTTTTTGAACATTCCAGCCACACCTGTGTTGGGGTACTTGAGTTTGTTTCTCGATATAATATGTCTAGCGATTGGTTTGACAAACAATTCCCGGGCTGCTTGTATGATATCTTTCAG GAGTTTGGTCTGCTTTGTTTTGATGGATATAAACACTACAAAATGCAA AATGGGGACAAGAATAAAGCTCGTACAGCTGCCTTTCAAGAACTCGAGATGATATGTGAATCTGTTTGTAAAATTCATTACCTCCCTTTGGCTTTGGCATGGGCCTCCTGCCATTCTTGCGACAATTTACTGCAAAGCCAATACCAACTCGCGGATCTGGAGTATGTTGACTTAACCGATTTGGATTCGGAAGATTTGGTTTTCTATTCTTACCTTCGGGATTTCGTAAACGCCAGTAAATTTTATCACTTAAGAAAGGGGCAGGTTAGTGGGAGGATACTTCAATTTCATAACTTGTTATACTGCTCGGACGTAAAGCAATTTAGCATAGCTGAGTCTCCGCTAGTACCCtatgcccgactttgcaaatTAGATGGTTGGTTCACAATGTGCTTGCAAAGTAGTCACACTGGAGATGAATTATACGTGCTAGAGTTCTTTTTGCAAGAAAGCGAGGAAAACGATGAGAACATACTAACCAAATTGAGATTAATATTGGGAACGATGGAGGAATATTTCGAAACTTTTAAGCTTGCTTCTGGGCAAAAATTTGGAGAAGAAGTATTATCCCTAGAAGTCATCGACTTTCAGAATTATCAGAGAAGTCATTCCATTCACATGATCCCAGCTACTAGATCTATTCCTAGTCTTGAACTATTAGAGGATGGAAGTGTAATTTTGCAGCAAGGCCAACTGGATCAGCCTTCAATGGATGCCATAAACAATGGAATGTATGTCGTTACTGAAGCACAAAACGACAATTTGCATAGTCTTGATTCCTTGCAAAATGGAAAAGTGACGACGCAAGTAGATTCATCTAATCAGCCGTCAATGGATGCTTCAAGCAATGGACAAAATGTCGTCATTGCAGAACGAAACATCTTTGTGGTTTCTAGTTCAAAAGAACATGAAAGGAAGACGCAAGATAGGAAACATAAAAAAGGTGGACCTAGAATTGACATTCCTAAAGAGGAGATCCTCAAATGTACTCACATGAACCGCGAAGATGCTGCGGAGAAACTCAGAG TTGGCATATCTACTTTCAAGCGTGTCTGTAGGGGTCATGGTATAGATCGGTGGCCTCCTTGCAACATAGAAAAGATCCAGCCCTCTCTGCCCTCGTCTGTTGAGAACCAAAGACAAACCCcacaattaaattttgatttcccttCGAATCAAGCCTCAAGTACTGTTGCTAACATTAAGACAGGGTTTCAAGATGCAGATACGGTGACTATCAGGGCAACATGCGAAACGGATACGATAAAGTTCCGTTTGTCTTTGTCGTCTACATTAGAGGAGCTGCAGCAACAAGTGGCTAAAAGGCTGGAACTCAAGGCTGGAACTTATCGTATCAAATATAAAGATGAGAAAGATGAGTTGATTTTAATAGCTCTTGACGTGGACTTACAAGATTGTATACAGTGTTTTAGATCTCAAGGAAACAATGACATTTATATTACTTTAGAAAAAAAACTTCTAAATAGCTTTTAA
- the LOC131317920 gene encoding protein NLP7-like isoform X1, with amino-acid sequence MGMRREYNNKFYADAKSEEEQLGLLGRVFLNKLPESTPYVELYTLKEYPQRDLAVRCKIGGSWAVPVFEHSSHTCVGVLEFVSRYNMSSDWFDKQFPGCLYDIFQEFGLLCFDGYKHYKMQNGDKNKARTAAFQELEMICESVCKIHYLPLALAWASCHSCDNLLQSQYQLADLEYVDLTDLDSEDLVFYSYLRDFVNASKFYHLRKGQVSGRILQFHNLLYCSDVKQFSIAESPLVPYARLCKLDGWFTMCLQSSHTGDELYVLEFFLQESEENDENILTKLRLILGTMEEYFETFKLASGQKFGEEVLSLEVIDFQNYQRSHSIHMIPATRSIPSLELLEDGSVILQQGQLDQPSMDAINNGMYVVTEAQNDNLHSLDSLQNGKVTTQVDSSNQPSMDASSNGQNVVIAERNIFVVSSSKEHERKTQDRKHKKGGPRIDIPKEEILKCTHMNREDAAEKLRVGISTFKRVCRGHGIDRWPPRNIEKIQPSLSLSAENHGQTPQLNFDFPSNQASGTQDRIYKKGGPRIDIPKEEILKCSHMNQKDAAGKLGIGISTFKRVCRGHGIDRWPPCNIEKIQPSLPSSVENQRQTPQLNFDFPSNQASSTVANIKTGFQDADTVTIRATCETDTIKFRLSLSSTLEELQQQVAKRLELKAGTYRIKYKDEKDELILIALDVDLQDCIQCFRSQGNNDIYITLEKKLLNSF; translated from the exons ATGGGGATGCGTAGGGAGTATAATAATAAGTTCTACGCAGATGCAAAGAGTGAAGAAGAACAACTTGGGCTTCTGGGCCGTGTCTTCCTCAATAAACTCCCCGAATCCACTCCGTATGTGGAGCTTTACACTCTAAAAGAGTATCCACAACGCGACCTTGCTGTACGTTGCAAAATAGGAGGATCTTGGGCTGTGCCAGTTTTTGAACATTCCAGCCACACCTGTGTTGGGGTACTTGAGTTTGTTTCTCGATATAATATGTCTAGCGATTGGTTTGACAAACAATTCCCGGGCTGCTTGTATGATATCTTTCAG GAGTTTGGTCTGCTTTGTTTTGATGGATATAAACACTACAAAATGCAA AATGGGGACAAGAATAAAGCTCGTACAGCTGCCTTTCAAGAACTCGAGATGATATGTGAATCTGTTTGTAAAATTCATTACCTCCCTTTGGCTTTGGCATGGGCCTCCTGCCATTCTTGCGACAATTTACTGCAAAGCCAATACCAACTCGCGGATCTGGAGTATGTTGACTTAACCGATTTGGATTCGGAAGATTTGGTTTTCTATTCTTACCTTCGGGATTTCGTAAACGCCAGTAAATTTTATCACTTAAGAAAGGGGCAGGTTAGTGGGAGGATACTTCAATTTCATAACTTGTTATACTGCTCGGACGTAAAGCAATTTAGCATAGCTGAGTCTCCGCTAGTACCCtatgcccgactttgcaaatTAGATGGTTGGTTCACAATGTGCTTGCAAAGTAGTCACACTGGAGATGAATTATACGTGCTAGAGTTCTTTTTGCAAGAAAGCGAGGAAAACGATGAGAACATACTAACCAAATTGAGATTAATATTGGGAACGATGGAGGAATATTTCGAAACTTTTAAGCTTGCTTCTGGGCAAAAATTTGGAGAAGAAGTATTATCCCTAGAAGTCATCGACTTTCAGAATTATCAGAGAAGTCATTCCATTCACATGATCCCAGCTACTAGATCTATTCCTAGTCTTGAACTATTAGAGGATGGAAGTGTAATTTTGCAGCAAGGCCAACTGGATCAGCCTTCAATGGATGCCATAAACAATGGAATGTATGTCGTTACTGAAGCACAAAACGACAATTTGCATAGTCTTGATTCCTTGCAAAATGGAAAAGTGACGACGCAAGTAGATTCATCTAATCAGCCGTCAATGGATGCTTCAAGCAATGGACAAAATGTCGTCATTGCAGAACGAAACATCTTTGTGGTTTCTAGTTCAAAAGAACATGAAAGGAAGACGCAAGATAGGAAACATAAAAAAGGTGGACCTAGAATTGACATTCCTAAAGAGGAGATCCTCAAATGTACTCACATGAACCGCGAAGATGCTGCGGAGAAACTCAGAG TTGGCATATCTACATTCAAGCGTGTTTGTAGGGGTCATGGTATAGATCGGTGGCCTCCTCGCAACATAGAAAAGATCCAGCCCTCTCTGTCCTTGTCTGCTGAGAACCACGGACAAACCCcacaattaaattttgatttcccttCGAATCAAGCCTCAGGTACACAAGATAGGATATATAAAAAAGGTGGACCTAGAATTGACATTCCTAAAGAGGAGATCCTCAAATGTTCGCACATGAACCAAAAAGATGCTGCAGGGAAACTCGGAA TTGGCATATCTACTTTCAAGCGTGTCTGTAGGGGTCATGGTATAGATCGGTGGCCTCCTTGCAACATAGAAAAGATCCAGCCCTCTCTGCCCTCGTCTGTTGAGAACCAAAGACAAACCCcacaattaaattttgatttcccttCGAATCAAGCCTCAAGTACTGTTGCTAACATTAAGACAGGGTTTCAAGATGCAGATACGGTGACTATCAGGGCAACATGCGAAACGGATACGATAAAGTTCCGTTTGTCTTTGTCGTCTACATTAGAGGAGCTGCAGCAACAAGTGGCTAAAAGGCTGGAACTCAAGGCTGGAACTTATCGTATCAAATATAAAGATGAGAAAGATGAGTTGATTTTAATAGCTCTTGACGTGGACTTACAAGATTGTATACAGTGTTTTAGATCTCAAGGAAACAATGACATTTATATTACTTTAGAAAAAAAACTTCTAAATAGCTTTTAA